CACCCGTTGAAGGAACAGGGTTAGCGTCACCTGTAAATGTTGGGTACCCCAGAGAACTCTGCGGCTTCTCGTCGTCGGGAACTGCACTTGCTATTGGGCTTGTAGCGCCCAGCGCGACGAGTGCGGCAAGTCCCACACCCACCGTTCGCCTGAGCCACTGCTTTCCGCCTGATGTCACTGTCTTCTCTCCACTCTGAAAGTCGAACCCCATCGGTCGCGATACATTGGAACACAGCTAGCTTTTGTGCGAAAGCGTTTTCTGCATTTTCGAAACTCGTTTCCCCATGTCATATCACCTATTGATTTCACAGATCTTTTCATGCCACTTCACTGGAAAACGTTTTCCTCGGCGGAAAAAGGTTCGCCGCACGCGTCACCAATGGCTCAAACACCTCGTTTTCAGGACAAGTGGTGCACACTACCCCGCACGCCCTTAGCGCACCACAGCCCGGTGCGAAAGCGCCGCCGTTATAGAACGCGGACCTAAAAACATGCTGCACACGCCTCAGAAACTGGTAGAAATCCAGAAAACTCAATGCTGCGATACTCGGTTGAATCGGCACGATAATCGTGTAAGTTTCGTAACGAAAGCGCTTTCGTTCTTTCGCAAGTAGTGATCGTAATCGAGCAACGTTGCTCCCCGCACACAACCGCCGGGTCACGCACGGCACTGCTTGGACAAAACAAAGAAGTTTGAGGAGCAGAAATGACATACATTCGGCCGACACGGCGAGGTGCCGCCGTCGCAGCTGTCGCTGCGCTCATGGTCACTGGTCTGGCTGCATGCGGTTCAGACGATAATTCTGATGGAGCAAACGCAACATCCGGAGATTCCGGAGAAGTCACGATGTGGAGCCGCGCTCCGCTAGAGCGTCAAGCCACGAATGCCGTAGACGCCTACAACGCAAACCACGATACACAGATCAAGCTTGAGATTCTTCCGAACGACGACGTCGAAGGAAAGGTGGGCGCCGCTGTCCAGACCGACACGTTGCCATGTCTGCTTGCCGGCGACGTCGTACGCGTTCCCTACTGGACCCAACAGGGCGTCTTCGCAGACATCACCGACAAGATCGATAGCCTCGAGAACCTCGACGACCTCGCGGTCGGCCATATCGAAGCAGGAACCTACGAAGGCTCCAAGTACACCTTGCCGTTCGTTCAGGACATCTCGGTGCTCGTCTGGAACAAGGATCTCTACCAGGAGGCCGGCCTCGATCCGGAGAAGGGCCCCACCAACCTTGATGAGTTTGTTGATCAGGCCGAGGCCGTGGCGGCACTCAACAAGGACGGCGTCTCGGGTTCGTACTTGTCCGGGCAGTCAGGTGGCGCATTGGTCTTCACACTCTTCCCCTCGGTCTGGGCCGACGGCGAAGAAGTCATGAACGCTGACGGCACTGAAGCACTCCTTGACTCGGATTCCGCAGCAGCAGTCTTTGACGCTTACCGCGAGCTCGCCGAGACCACCAACGGTTTGGGCGCAGGTTCGCAAGAAGAAACGGGTGCAACATGGACTGCCCCGTTCGCGGAAGGCAACGTGGGCGTCATGCCCTACCCGTTCACTTCCGTATCGGGACTCTTCGATACCGCAGACTTCGAGATCGGCGTTTCGGGCATTCCCGGCTCCACCGGTGGCTCGTCAACCTTCCTCGGTGGCGACGCAATCGGCATCTCATCCTCTTGCCAGAACGTTGACGGTGCTTGGGACTTCCTTTCATGGCTCATGACCGATGACGCCCAGCAGGAAGTCTTTGCCGACAACAATGACACCGCGGCCAACCTATCCGTCCTCAAGAACGGATACGCCGACGCCGATCCTCGCACACAGATTGCCAACGCTGTGATCGAAAACGGACGCACGCCGGCCTCGGTCAACTTCAACGAAGCCTTCAACGCCGCAGGTAGCCCGTGGCAACTACTTATTCAGAATGCAGTGTGGGGCGACGATGACTCGTTGACAGACGACAACGCCGCAATTACGGCAATACTCGGCCAGTAGCCGCACCAAACGCCAGCACGCCTGTATCCTCCTGCATGGCGTGTCGGCACACCATCCCCAAGGAGCTGCGCCGGAGGACAACCTCCGGCGCAGCTCATGACAGACATGGACGACATCATGGTAAGAAAGAGCCCATCGGGTACGGAGGGACAAGGGCTGCGCGAGCGGCTGGCCCCACCCAGGCGCGTACCCAACGCAGTCAAGGAACATGAGGATGTGCGCGCATCTCGGGGCCATCAGGGCATCGTGAAAGGACCCTCCCGATCCGAAGTGCTTGGCAACCGGCTCGGCTGGACCTTTGTCTCACCCACGCTCCTCATCATTGCGCTACTGTTCATCGCGCCGATTGTGCTCGTCTTTGTCATGGCAGCCACCAAGTGGACGTTGATGGGAGGCCAGCAGGACGTCAACTTTCCGGAGAACTTCCACAAAGTCTTTGCTGACCCACTGCTCATGGACTCGGCCTGGTTCACACTGAAATACACGTTTGCAACCACCTTCATCATCATGCCCATCGCACTGGGGCTGGCGATGTTAGTTCAAGAATCGCGGCGCTGGAACAACATCATCCGCACGGCAATTCTCCTGCCGTCGGCTCTTGGTATTGCGTCGTCGTCGCTCTTGTTCTACGCCCTCTACTCGCCCCAGGTGGGCCCGCTCAATTCGATTCTGGCCAAGCTTGGACTCATGGAACAAAACGCGTCGCTGCTGGGCTCTCCCAATGGAGCCTTGTGGGCAACGGTTTTCCTCGTGGTGTGGCGATTCTCGGGCTATTACATGCTGCTGACTATGGTTGGCCTCCAAGCGATACCACCCGACGTCTACGAGGCTGCCAAGATTGACGGGGCCAACCGCTTCCAATCCTTTATGAATATCACGCTGCCTCTCCTCAAACCCACCCTGGCGATGACGTGGATCATGTCCATCACGGGTTCGTTGCTGGCATTCGATCAGTTCTACGTACTGACGAAGGGTGGGCCCAATAACTCGACAGTCACTGTGGTTCAGCTCATCTACAAGTACGCATTCGAGACGAAGAAGGATCTGGGTATGGCCGCAGCGCTCTCGGTCATCGTCCTCGTGGCCCTGGTGGTCATCAACTTCTTCATGCTCAAATCCATGGGCGTCAACGACGAGGAGGACTAAGAGATGAAAAATGCAAAGAAGAGCTTCTACTATCTTCTCACTACCCTCCTCATCCTCACCTTTATCGCACCGCTTGCGTGGGCGCTGTACAACTCGGTCGCACCCAACCCGGGCACGGCTCAAACCGACGGGTTTGGATTCGCCAATTACTCCACGTTGGCCAACTACGGCTCGGGCATCTGGACCTACATTGGAAATTCTCTGGCAGTTTCGGTGGTTGCCGTCCTAGCCGTGTTGATTGCGACGACGACGGGTGGCTACGCCTTCGCCCGATACAACTTCAAAGGCAAGAACGCGAGCTTCCTCCTGGTGCTCTCCGTCATGATGGTTCCCTACGCGGCACTCCTCATACCACTCATCGTGTGGATGAAGGACATCAACATGCAGAACTCACTCATCGGAGTGGGCATCATCCTCGCTCTTTTCCAGTTACCCTTCGGCACATTCATGATGCGCAACGCGTTCTCCGGAGTGCCACGGGAACTTGAAGAAGCCGCAATGGTCGATGGTTGTGGGCCATTCCGGGCCTTCTGGAAGGTCGCCGTGCCCGCTGTGCGGCCCGCACTCGTGAGCGTTGGCCTGCTGACATTCCTCTTCGCCTGGAACGATTTTATGGTCTCCCTTTACCTCCTTAGCTCCGATAAAGCCCCACTGCCGCTTGCCATGGTGAACATGCGTCAGCAGGTCATGGGCGTGATCGACTACGGCGTCACCACTGCTGGAGTTGTCGTGCTGACGATTCCCGCGATGATCTTGTTCCTGTCCTTGCAGAAGTATTACGTCAAGGGCTTCACTTCCGGCGCGGTTAAAGGCTGACACCCATGATCGACAACACAACGACCAGAACCAGCCAGGTACCTGCGCGAGGAAACACTCAGGCGGCAACCCCAGTTGACCCCATCGCGGCCACTCCTCTGCGTCCAGGTAGCATGAACTCCATCAAAATCGACGGTGGCTTCTGGGGAAAACGGCAGTCCCTCAATCGCACAGTCACTCTTCCCCACGAGGTCAAGTGGTTGGAAAAGTTCGGCACGCTGTCCAACTTCGACGCCGTCGTGGCCGGAACAGTGGCCCAATCCCGCGTTGGCAGGGAATTCGCCGATTCCGACGTCTACAAAGTGCTCGAAGCACTCGCTTGGGAATCCGGACGCGAACCGAGCGACGAGATCGAGCAGACCATCAACGCCTTGCTTGGCAGGGTCCTTCCCGCTCTTGAACCAGATGGATACCTGAGCACCAAGTACGGTCACCCCGGTGAGGCGCCGCGATACTCGGACATGGAGTGGGGTCACGAACTTTACTGTTACGGGCACCTCATCCAGGCAGGGGTGGCACGGCTGAGAACAGGCCATACGGCATCCGATCCGCTGGCAGCACTTGCGATCAAGGTGGCCGACCACGTGTGCGCCACGTTCGGCGAATCCGGCCTCCAGCTTGTGTGTGGCCACCCTGAGATCGAAGTGGCACTGGTCGAGCTCTACCGCGCGACTGGAGAGGAAAGGTATCTCGGTCAGGCCAACCTCTTCATCGAGCGCCGCGGCCACCACACACTCCCTGACATCGAATTCGGGCGAACCTATTTTCAAGACGAAACACCAGTTCGTGACATGCATTCCCTTGAGGGGCATGCCGTGCGCGCACTCTACTTGGCTGCCGGAGCAATCGACACCGCCATTGAGACGGGCGATTCCGAGCTGTTGCAGGCTGTCACACGCCAGTACGAATGGGCACTGGCGCGGCGCACCTACATTACCGGAGGAATGGGTTCACACCATCAGGATGAGGCCTTCGGAGATGATTTCGAGCTTCCAGCCGATCGTGCCTACTGCGAGACCTGCGCCGGGGTGGGTTCAATCATGGTCGCGTGGAGGCTACTGCTTGCCACAGGAAACTTGGAATGGGGCGATGTGATTGAGCGGGTGCTGTACAACATTGTTGCCACGTCCCCATCGGGTGATGGCCGGTCATTCTTCTACGCAAACACGCTCCACCAGCGCGAACCAAACCACCCGACGGATCCGGAAGAATGGAGCCCACGCGCAGCAAACGCACAACGCTCCGCATGGTTTGAAGTCTCCTGCTGCCCGCCAAATGTATCCCGGACCCTCGCACAACTCGCCAGCTACGTGGCGACGTCGTCGGACAATGGAATCCAGATAATCCAGTACATGAGTGGCAACATCCGGATGCCACTGCCCAGTGGTGGCATTGTGGCGTTGCGCGTGGAAACCGATTATCCGAATGATTCATCCATCAGGATCCACGTTGTGGATGCGCCTTCACAGCCGTGGAACCTCACGTTGCGTATCCCCCGTTGGGCCGAGAGCGCAAGCGTCGCCATTTCCCACTCGGATGGAACGTCTGAAAGCGGTTTGGCGGCTGGGCCGGCGCACGTCATCGGGAATCTGCGTACGGGTGATTCCGTGGTGCTCGACATTCCGATCACTGCACGGTTCACCTATCCCGATCCGCGCATTGACGCAGTTCGGGGCTGTGTGGCACTCGAACGTGGGCCGTTGGTGATGTGCGTTCAGTCGGTCGAACAACCTAGCGGGACGGACGTGGCACACTTGTACGTCGATCCCTCGCAGGAGGTGAGGCCTGAGAATGAGTTCCTCGTTGCTCACGGCTTGATCGCGGGAGGTCCCCCGGCCCAACGAGGCGCATATTCGCGGGAAGTTCCACACGTGGAACTGCGGCATGCAGAGGTTGTCTTCTCGCCGTATTGGGCGTGGGCAAACAGTGGCTCCACCACAATGAGAGTCTGGGTCCCAACCACAAAGTCGTTGCAATTCCAACAATTGCAACAATTCGAACTGGCCAATCTCATTATGGTTGGTACCACAGCCATAAACGGTACCGAACACCATGATCAGAGCCCAGGAAGGCAGAGCACACCATGCCCTGCCAGCATAGAAAAGAAATGGAGAACAGCGATGGGTCAGGAGAGGCGTGGGCGTTTGACGAGCGATAACAACACAAAACCCTCAAACCGCGTAACGCTGGAAGCAGTCGCCGCACTTGCGGGGGTCTCCATTTCCACCGCGTCGAAGGCACTTTCCGGGCGGCAGGCCGTTAGCGATGCCACGAAGACGAAAGTGCTTGCTGCAGCTTCGGAACTCGACTTTCACCCAAATCGACAAGCTCAGAGTCTGGCACTTGGACAGTCCGGCACCGTTGGAATGATTACGCATGATCTTGAGGGGCGCTTCGCAAACCCCATCATGATGGGTGCTGAGGACGCCTTTGGTGTGGGGCGCGTCTCGGTGCTGCTGTGCAATTCTCGTGGCGACGCCATCCGCGAGCAATACCACATCAACGCTTTGCTCGGGCATCGGGTGGATGGCCTGATAGTCGTGGGCGCTCGGCCGGACCCGCGTTCTTCACTTGGCCAGCTCTCGGTTCCCGTGGTCTATGCATATGCACCTTCGGATGACCCACACGACATGTCGGTCACTGTGGACAACCGCGTCTCAGGAAGGCTCGCGGTGGAGCACCTTCTTGAATGCGGACGCCGCCGCATCGCCGTAATTTCAGGAGATTCGGGATACGGCGCCGCAGTGGATCGCGTCACGGGAGCGGCCGCAGCCTTGGCCAATGCCGGGCTCAGCATCGTAGGCGGTCAGGCCATATACGGAGCATGGACCGAAAGCTGGGGTCGGGGTGCAACCCGCGCACTCATGGAGCAACACGGCATCTCGAGGAGACCAGGATCGTCAAAGAGCTCCGACGAAGGCATCGACGCGATCATCTGCGGCTCGGACCAGATTGCCCGCGGCTGCCTAGACGCACTGCGGGACCTTGGAATATCGGTGCCCGACTGCGTTGCCGTTGTGGGCCACGACAACTGGGAAAGCGTTGCCGACGGGGCACGCCCGCCCCTCACAAGCATCGACATGAATCTGGAAAACCTGGGCCGCCACGCAGCCAACCTGCTGCTGCGGGCAATTGAAGGGCACAAGAGTGAAGGCATCGAAGTACTGCCCAGCCAGCTGGTTGTGCGCGGTTCCACAGTGGCGTAGCCCCGCAGCCACCTCGGCAAAGCCGTTCTCCTGTTGAACATTCCGTATGAACGCTCTTATCCAATGCGATGATAGGAGACGATGAGACGAGTGGTTCGATACGAAGCCAAAGGCCTCACGGATCGTGCACATCGCCGGGGCGATGACAGCTATGAGAAGGGAAGAATAGTGCCGTTTTCCGACATTCCACTCGAGGATCTGCGGACCTACTGTCCGCAAGTGGCAGAGCCAGCAGGATTCGATGCGTTTTGGGAATCCACACTCACCTCTGCATACTCATTTTCACAACATGCGACGGCAAAGCCCGTCGCCGGGCCCATAGAAGAACTGATTGTTGAGGATCTTGAATTCAGAGGCTTCGGTGGCGAACCGATTCGCGCTTGGATCATACGCCCTCATGATCGAGACCACCTTCCCGCGATCATTGAGTTTGCAGGCTATGGTCGCGGCCGTGGCGCAGCTGCGGAACACCTTCACTGGGCTTCGTGCGGATATGCACATGTGGTCATGGATACTCGTGGGCAAGGAAGCGGCTGGGGCAGCGCACCAGGCGTCACTCCGGACAACCACGGAAGCGGTCCATCTCTGGGTGGTTTTGTAACTCGCGGGATCGACTCTCCTGAGAATTATTACTACCGTAGGGTCTTCGCAGACGCAGTAAGGCTCGTCGATGTTGTTGCCGACCTGCCATACGTAGACGAACAGCGAGTCTGTGTATCCGGAGAAAGCCAAGGTGGCGGAATCGCCATCGCAGCGGCCAGCTTGTCTGGGAGCAAAGTGGCTGCAGTGATGCCGGACGTTCCATTTCTTTGTCATTTCAGAAGGTCTGTGGAACTAGAAACTGGGATTCCTTACAACGAAGTTGCGGATTACCTGAGTATTCACCGCGGCGAAGTGGCGCAGACATTTGCGACACTCTCCTATTTCGATGCCGTGAACTTCGCGAAGCGCGCCCGGGTGCCAGCGTTGTTCTCCGTGGGACTCCGCGATGAGACAGTGCATCCTTCGACTGTGTTCACTGCCTTCAACTCATGGGCAGGATCCAACAAAGCCATTTCGGTCTATGAGTTCAACGGACACGAAGGCGGCCAGCTTTACCACTGGCTCAAGCAAGTCGAGTGGTTGAACAATCTCTGGAAAGATCGCGCCTGACCATAGCCTCAACAGGAGATGTGGAGATTCAGCAAGAGCAATAGAGTGGGGCTTATAGGACGATCGGGGGTCAGGACTGTTTTCCGTATCTTTATACATACGTTTTGAGGTCTGCCAGCCAACGATCATTCGAGAGAACACGTCGAGGATGAAAGCGACATACACCCAGCCTGTCATCGTTCGGACATAGGTTATATCTGCGACCCAAATTCTATTGGGCCCATCAGCGCAGAATTCACGTTTGACGAGGTCGGCTGGCCGTAGTGTTTCCGGTGCTGGCCGTGTGGTGCGGGGATAGTTTCCCCGCACCACACCACGGATGACAAGCTCGCGACATAGCCGCTCGATGGTGCACCGTGCAACGACAGTGCCCTGCCGATTCAACTCGGCATGGATCTTGCGAATCCCGTACACCCGCATACGGGGATGAGCGTGGATGGTCATGATCTGCTCTTTCAACTCCCCATCACGCACAGCCCGCGCCGATGGCGGCCGTGAGAGGTGGGCGTAGTAGGTCGATGGGGCGATCTTGACACCGAAATCGTCCGTGAGGACGCGGCAGATCGGTTCGATTCCCCAGCGATGCTTGTGCTCGTCGATGAAACGGACGATTAGCTCTGTGGGCGGTCGAACTCCGCCGCGAAAAAAGCCGCAGCGGACTTGAGGATGCTATTAGACCGGCGTAGTTCCCGGTTCTCTTTTTCCAACCGGCGAATCCTGGCAGTCGTGTCCTCACTACCGATAGGTAGTTCGCTCTCTTCGGCCCTGCGGACCCAGGTTCGCAGTGTCTCCTTGTGCACCCCGCACTGCTCCGCGATTCGCGTGATCGCCCCGCTACGGGTATCGGGATCCTTCCGGGCCTCCACAGCAAGCCGAGTCGCCCTTACACGCAGCTCCTCAGGATACTTCGATGATGCTGGCATAATTCAGTGTCCTATCCTTGATACGGGATCAACCGCTCACCCTCTATCAAACCAGAGACATTTCACTCATCATGAAAAACGGTATCATTCGACTAGCACAGCTCGTTCCATGGCAATAAGAAACTATTGCAAATCTATGCCGCAGAAATGTGTGATCCACGTACCCTGACTGTCGTTCCCAAGAGGGTCTTTCTCGCTACCTGTTGACCATCAATCCGCATAAGCAAGATGCGAACGCACTCTTGGGCCACACGACTTAGATCTTGAACTACCGTCGTAAATCCTGGAGCTACATATGCCGAAAAATCATTGTCGTCAAAACCGACAATGGCAACATCCCATGGCACTTTCAGACCACGCACCCTGAGAGCAGCCAACACCGCCACAGCCAAATTATCCGATGCAGCAAAGATCGCATCTGGGCGATTGCTCATGTCTTCAACCAAGATAGCATCGTACGCGCTCTGCGCATCCCAAGTACATTGTATAAGCCGCGAATTGTCGCTTAGCTCTTCTTCGGCGACAAAGTCTTCCCACGCACGGCGACGCACCTGTTCATCAAACCAGTCTTGGGACCCGGCAACATGCCAGATCGACCGATGCCCAGCGTCGTAAAGCATCTTCATTAGCTGACGTGTCCCTTGATACTGGTCCTCACACACAGTCGGAATGGACGTAGTTTCTTCCGTAGTTATAAGAACCATCGGAAGCTGCGTCGCGTATGGCTGAAGTATGTTACTAAGTCCAGCCCGTGGAGCAATAACGATCAGGCCTTCGATCATCACAGATTCAAATCTGCCCATGATCTCAGCAACTTTGCCAGCAAAAGGAAAACTTATTGTTTGTACGACAGTCACATATCCCATCCGAGACGCATGTGACTCTATTTGGACCAGTACATTGGACGTAGCGTAACGGATTGAATCGTCAACCATAACTCCGATGATTCCCGACTTATGCGTAATCAATGCTTGAGCGAACCGATTCGGCTGGTATCCCAACTCATCAATCGCGTTTTCCACTTTGACACGTGTTGCGGCTTTAACGTTAGTTGATCCTGAGAGAACTCTCGATACAGTGGATGGCGAAACCCCCGCCAATTTTGCCACCCCAATCACACCACCAACCGCGTCCTCGCTTCTCGGCATTTTATTCCTCTTATAAGGCACCACAGTCAAACATGACGCAGTCGTTTTTGCTGTACTGTGGCGCTAGATCTATCAGTTTTGAAGGCGCTGTGTCCTTGTTGCAAAAGTAAATGAATATGTAGGTGTTGGGTGACAAAAGGCAAAAGGCATCGTGGTGGTACCTCACAACAAATCAAGCGAAGCACCACCACGCGCCATTATTAACACTTCAGAAAAATCGCCGTATCATCAGAAAGCGATTTCCTAACTACACTCTCTTTGTCATCTGCGTGTCGAAACCGCTCGAAGGCATCCCTCGTCCAGATCAATGCTGTAGCGCGCGAACTGTATGTACTCGTAAGCCAGTCCATCGCATTAGTAGCCACCGACGTCATATCACCCACGATATCTACCCTTTCTGCGTCCACTGTAGTCAACACAGAAATGTTCAAGGTCTCGTCAAACGATAACACAATGCTGGCCCACAGAGCACCTTGGTCATATATCCCAAGAAGAACAGATGTGTTTGGGGCTACCCACTTGTTAATGAGGACGATCGCCTCATTTCGACCTACTCCAAGTCGAAACTGCAAACCCATCTGGTGCTTGGCTGGGCCAGGATATGTCACCATGGTCTCCGGATATTCGTCGAGCAGTTTGTATTGCCTACTCACAAATGAATCCAGAGGTTCATCG
The DNA window shown above is from Changpingibacter yushuensis and carries:
- a CDS encoding transposase; protein product: MPASSKYPEELRVRATRLAVEARKDPDTRSGAITRIAEQCGVHKETLRTWVRRAEESELPIGSEDTTARIRRLEKENRELRRSNSILKSAAAFFAAEFDRPQS
- a CDS encoding carbohydrate ABC transporter permease; amino-acid sequence: MVRKSPSGTEGQGLRERLAPPRRVPNAVKEHEDVRASRGHQGIVKGPSRSEVLGNRLGWTFVSPTLLIIALLFIAPIVLVFVMAATKWTLMGGQQDVNFPENFHKVFADPLLMDSAWFTLKYTFATTFIIMPIALGLAMLVQESRRWNNIIRTAILLPSALGIASSSLLFYALYSPQVGPLNSILAKLGLMEQNASLLGSPNGALWATVFLVVWRFSGYYMLLTMVGLQAIPPDVYEAAKIDGANRFQSFMNITLPLLKPTLAMTWIMSITGSLLAFDQFYVLTKGGPNNSTVTVVQLIYKYAFETKKDLGMAAALSVIVLVALVVINFFMLKSMGVNDEED
- a CDS encoding beta-L-arabinofuranosidase domain-containing protein, which gives rise to MIDNTTTRTSQVPARGNTQAATPVDPIAATPLRPGSMNSIKIDGGFWGKRQSLNRTVTLPHEVKWLEKFGTLSNFDAVVAGTVAQSRVGREFADSDVYKVLEALAWESGREPSDEIEQTINALLGRVLPALEPDGYLSTKYGHPGEAPRYSDMEWGHELYCYGHLIQAGVARLRTGHTASDPLAALAIKVADHVCATFGESGLQLVCGHPEIEVALVELYRATGEERYLGQANLFIERRGHHTLPDIEFGRTYFQDETPVRDMHSLEGHAVRALYLAAGAIDTAIETGDSELLQAVTRQYEWALARRTYITGGMGSHHQDEAFGDDFELPADRAYCETCAGVGSIMVAWRLLLATGNLEWGDVIERVLYNIVATSPSGDGRSFFYANTLHQREPNHPTDPEEWSPRAANAQRSAWFEVSCCPPNVSRTLAQLASYVATSSDNGIQIIQYMSGNIRMPLPSGGIVALRVETDYPNDSSIRIHVVDAPSQPWNLTLRIPRWAESASVAISHSDGTSESGLAAGPAHVIGNLRTGDSVVLDIPITARFTYPDPRIDAVRGCVALERGPLVMCVQSVEQPSGTDVAHLYVDPSQEVRPENEFLVAHGLIAGGPPAQRGAYSREVPHVELRHAEVVFSPYWAWANSGSTTMRVWVPTTKSLQFQQLQQFELANLIMVGTTAINGTEHHDQSPGRQSTPCPASIEKKWRTAMGQERRGRLTSDNNTKPSNRVTLEAVAALAGVSISTASKALSGRQAVSDATKTKVLAAASELDFHPNRQAQSLALGQSGTVGMITHDLEGRFANPIMMGAEDAFGVGRVSVLLCNSRGDAIREQYHINALLGHRVDGLIVVGARPDPRSSLGQLSVPVVYAYAPSDDPHDMSVTVDNRVSGRLAVEHLLECGRRRIAVISGDSGYGAAVDRVTGAAAALANAGLSIVGGQAIYGAWTESWGRGATRALMEQHGISRRPGSSKSSDEGIDAIICGSDQIARGCLDALRDLGISVPDCVAVVGHDNWESVADGARPPLTSIDMNLENLGRHAANLLLRAIEGHKSEGIEVLPSQLVVRGSTVA
- a CDS encoding acetylxylan esterase, with amino-acid sequence MRRVVRYEAKGLTDRAHRRGDDSYEKGRIVPFSDIPLEDLRTYCPQVAEPAGFDAFWESTLTSAYSFSQHATAKPVAGPIEELIVEDLEFRGFGGEPIRAWIIRPHDRDHLPAIIEFAGYGRGRGAAAEHLHWASCGYAHVVMDTRGQGSGWGSAPGVTPDNHGSGPSLGGFVTRGIDSPENYYYRRVFADAVRLVDVVADLPYVDEQRVCVSGESQGGGIAIAAASLSGSKVAAVMPDVPFLCHFRRSVELETGIPYNEVADYLSIHRGEVAQTFATLSYFDAVNFAKRARVPALFSVGLRDETVHPSTVFTAFNSWAGSNKAISVYEFNGHEGGQLYHWLKQVEWLNNLWKDRA
- a CDS encoding carbohydrate ABC transporter permease; the encoded protein is MKNAKKSFYYLLTTLLILTFIAPLAWALYNSVAPNPGTAQTDGFGFANYSTLANYGSGIWTYIGNSLAVSVVAVLAVLIATTTGGYAFARYNFKGKNASFLLVLSVMMVPYAALLIPLIVWMKDINMQNSLIGVGIILALFQLPFGTFMMRNAFSGVPRELEEAAMVDGCGPFRAFWKVAVPAVRPALVSVGLLTFLFAWNDFMVSLYLLSSDKAPLPLAMVNMRQQVMGVIDYGVTTAGVVVLTIPAMILFLSLQKYYVKGFTSGAVKG
- a CDS encoding LacI family DNA-binding transcriptional regulator — protein: MPRSEDAVGGVIGVAKLAGVSPSTVSRVLSGSTNVKAATRVKVENAIDELGYQPNRFAQALITHKSGIIGVMVDDSIRYATSNVLVQIESHASRMGYVTVVQTISFPFAGKVAEIMGRFESVMIEGLIVIAPRAGLSNILQPYATQLPMVLITTEETTSIPTVCEDQYQGTRQLMKMLYDAGHRSIWHVAGSQDWFDEQVRRRAWEDFVAEEELSDNSRLIQCTWDAQSAYDAILVEDMSNRPDAIFAASDNLAVAVLAALRVRGLKVPWDVAIVGFDDNDFSAYVAPGFTTVVQDLSRVAQECVRILLMRIDGQQVARKTLLGTTVRVRGSHISAA
- a CDS encoding ABC transporter substrate-binding protein — its product is MTYIRPTRRGAAVAAVAALMVTGLAACGSDDNSDGANATSGDSGEVTMWSRAPLERQATNAVDAYNANHDTQIKLEILPNDDVEGKVGAAVQTDTLPCLLAGDVVRVPYWTQQGVFADITDKIDSLENLDDLAVGHIEAGTYEGSKYTLPFVQDISVLVWNKDLYQEAGLDPEKGPTNLDEFVDQAEAVAALNKDGVSGSYLSGQSGGALVFTLFPSVWADGEEVMNADGTEALLDSDSAAAVFDAYRELAETTNGLGAGSQEETGATWTAPFAEGNVGVMPYPFTSVSGLFDTADFEIGVSGIPGSTGGSSTFLGGDAIGISSSCQNVDGAWDFLSWLMTDDAQQEVFADNNDTAANLSVLKNGYADADPRTQIANAVIENGRTPASVNFNEAFNAAGSPWQLLIQNAVWGDDDSLTDDNAAITAILGQ